One region of Polaribacter pectinis genomic DNA includes:
- a CDS encoding RNA methyltransferase: MRKLKNNELGRITVDEFKSVEKTPLIVVLDNIRSLNNIGSVFRTSDAFLVEKIYLCGISATPPNKDIHKTALGATESVAWEYAEDTLELVKKLKGESVKVLSIEQAENSTKLNDFQPKKGEKYAIVMGNEVKGVQQEVVNASDFCIEIPQLGTKHSLNISVTTGVVIWDLFQKMQ, from the coding sequence ATGAGAAAACTAAAAAATAACGAGTTAGGTAGAATTACGGTTGATGAATTTAAATCTGTAGAAAAAACGCCTTTAATTGTCGTTTTAGACAATATTAGAAGCTTAAATAATATTGGTTCCGTATTTAGAACTTCGGATGCTTTTCTAGTTGAAAAAATCTATTTATGTGGTATTTCTGCAACTCCACCAAATAAAGACATTCATAAAACTGCTTTGGGTGCAACAGAATCTGTGGCTTGGGAATATGCTGAAGATACTTTGGAATTAGTTAAAAAATTGAAAGGAGAAAGTGTAAAGGTTTTATCCATAGAACAAGCAGAAAACAGCACAAAACTGAATGATTTTCAGCCAAAAAAAGGCGAAAAATATGCAATTGTTATGGGTAACGAAGTTAAAGGAGTACAACAAGAAGTGGTTAATGCTTCTGATTTTTGTATCGAAATTCCGCAGTTAGGAACCAAACATTCTTTAAATATTTCTGTAACGACTGGTGTAGTAATTTGGGATTTGTTTCAAAAAATGCAGTAG
- a CDS encoding tetratricopeptide repeat protein — protein MKNLFLFIFLSVTTFCFSQNIQQKTDQNDYLIAENYYREGEYEKATQLFKKLYDKSSFNTTYLGRLISCYQETDNFLLAENLLKSRIKANNSQVYLYVYLGYNYERQQQKEQAKLNYDLALNNLGKNAAYGGIIGRLFKDYNLLDYAILTYKKAMEANKNANYNFQIAQIYGEKGDYKQMFESYIDMVDKQESYFSLVQRYTSRYITDDSENEANVLFRKTLLRKSASNPKDVWNVLLAWLFAQQKDYGKALIQEKALYQRNPTDLSKIYSLGKIAFENNYFDAANDCFVFINQKSTLKEEKIDANLYLAKIAVATKNPETEALFQSLFTEFGKNTATIQLQVAYADFLTFSENKPNEAKKVLENAINFSSSKFDKARIKLKLGDILVFTGKFNKALIYFSQIQTQLKNHELAQQARFKVAQTSYFKGDFTWAKAQLKVLKGSTTQLIANDAVALFLKITDNEPLDSIPSGLKQLANAELLAFQNKDDDALAELDKLFTQKDIFVNGLVPGEVIYDDVLFFKAKLHIKQKKYAEAILNLAKIIAADNQGFLTDDVYFMMAEIYNNNLNNKEKAQEYYQKIIFEHPSSIYLVDARKKYRKLRGDNL, from the coding sequence ATGAAAAACCTTTTTCTTTTTATTTTTCTTTCTGTTACAACGTTTTGTTTCTCACAAAACATACAACAGAAAACGGATCAAAACGATTATCTGATAGCAGAAAACTATTACAGAGAAGGAGAATATGAGAAAGCAACACAACTTTTTAAAAAATTATACGACAAATCTTCCTTTAACACCACTTATCTTGGACGATTAATTTCTTGCTACCAAGAAACAGATAACTTTCTGTTAGCAGAAAACTTACTAAAAAGTAGAATAAAAGCAAATAACAGTCAAGTTTATTTGTACGTCTATTTAGGATACAATTACGAAAGACAACAACAAAAAGAACAAGCAAAACTAAACTACGATTTAGCTTTAAATAATTTGGGGAAAAATGCTGCTTATGGCGGAATTATTGGAAGGCTTTTTAAAGATTACAATTTGCTAGATTATGCAATTTTAACCTATAAAAAAGCAATGGAAGCCAATAAAAATGCCAATTATAATTTTCAAATTGCGCAAATTTATGGTGAAAAAGGAGATTATAAACAAATGTTTGAATCATACATAGATATGGTAGACAAACAAGAAAGTTATTTTAGCCTTGTACAAAGATATACTAGCAGATATATTACAGACGATTCAGAAAACGAAGCAAACGTTTTATTCAGAAAAACCCTTTTAAGAAAGTCTGCAAGCAACCCAAAAGATGTTTGGAATGTTTTATTAGCTTGGTTATTTGCTCAGCAAAAAGACTATGGAAAAGCTTTAATTCAAGAAAAAGCTTTGTATCAAAGAAATCCTACAGACCTCTCTAAAATTTATAGTTTAGGTAAAATAGCTTTCGAAAACAATTATTTTGATGCCGCAAATGATTGTTTTGTTTTTATCAACCAAAAATCCACATTAAAAGAAGAAAAAATTGATGCAAATTTATACTTGGCTAAAATAGCTGTTGCCACAAAAAATCCTGAAACTGAAGCCTTGTTTCAATCCTTATTTACAGAATTTGGTAAAAATACTGCAACAATACAATTGCAAGTAGCATATGCAGATTTTTTAACTTTTTCTGAAAACAAACCAAATGAAGCAAAAAAAGTTCTTGAAAATGCCATTAATTTTTCAAGTTCTAAATTCGACAAAGCAAGAATTAAATTAAAATTAGGTGATATTTTAGTTTTTACCGGTAAATTTAATAAAGCATTAATTTACTTTTCTCAAATTCAAACACAATTAAAAAATCACGAATTAGCACAACAAGCTCGTTTTAAAGTAGCACAAACAAGTTATTTTAAAGGCGATTTTACTTGGGCTAAAGCACAATTAAAAGTATTAAAAGGATCTACAACACAATTGATTGCAAATGATGCTGTAGCATTGTTTTTAAAAATTACAGATAATGAACCACTTGATTCTATTCCTTCGGGTTTAAAACAATTAGCAAATGCAGAATTGTTAGCTTTTCAAAATAAAGATGATGATGCTTTGGCAGAATTAGATAAGTTATTTACACAAAAAGATATTTTTGTAAATGGATTAGTTCCTGGAGAAGTAATCTATGACGATGTTTTATTTTTTAAAGCAAAACTTCATATAAAACAAAAAAAATATGCAGAAGCTATTTTAAATTTGGCAAAAATAATTGCAGCTGATAATCAAGGTTTTTTAACCGATGATGTTTACTTTATGATGGCAGAAATCTATAATAATAATTTAAACAATAAAGAAAAGGCTCAAGAATACTATCAGAAAATTATTTTTGAACACCCATCTAGTATTTATTTGGTAGATGCCAGAAAAAAATATCGAAAATTACGAGGAGACAACTTGTAA
- the mutS gene encoding DNA mismatch repair protein MutS, translated as MKQYNAIKNKYPDAMLLFRVGDFYETFGEDAKKAAGVLGITLTKRGAGSETETALAGFPHHSLNTYLPKLVKAGMRVAICDQLEDPKMTKTIVKRGVTELVTPGVSLNDEVLQTKTNNFLAAVHFDKKQLGISFLDVSTGEYLVAQGNEEYIDKLLQNFSPSEVLVQKQHKQQFLELFENRYYTFYLDDWVFQAEYANETLQNHFEVKTLKGFGVQDLKNGIIAAGAVLYYLSETQHNQLKHIQQISRIAEDNYVWMDRFTVRNLELYNPNSINAVTLLNVIDKTISPMGGRLLKRWLALPLKNIDEIKNRHELVKFFIDSDDFSKTVTYQLKQISDLERLISKVATGKASPREIVLLKDSLKAILPIKVASQKSKNKAVKELGNQLHTCEVLIEKISETLLDDAPVNINKGNAIASGVHQELDDLRAISNSGKEYLDNMLARETERTGINSLKIAFNNVFGYYIEVRNTHKDKVPEEWIRKQTLVNAERYITEELKEYETKILGAEEKIQVLEQEIFSKLLQYVIGFVQKVQENAQIIAKIDCLLSFSVLAIDNNYVRPIMDESTDLDIKNGRHPVIEKQLPIDQTYIANDVVLNRNLQQIIMITGPNMSGKSAILRQTALIVLLAQMGSYVPAQNAKIGIVDKIFTRVGASDNISMGESTFMVEMNETASILNNVSDRSLILLDEIGRGTSTYDGISIAWAISEFLHEHPSKAKTLFATHYHELNEMTSTFERIKNFNVSVKELEDNIIFLRKLVSGGSNHSFGIHVAKLAGMPNMVIHRANKILAQLEKNNKNSEVKDVLKQSQHEEMQLSFFQLDDPLLENIRDEILSTNIDTLTPIEALMKLNEIKRMLTKK; from the coding sequence ATGAAACAGTACAATGCTATCAAGAATAAATATCCTGATGCAATGTTGCTTTTTCGTGTGGGAGATTTTTACGAAACTTTTGGCGAAGACGCTAAAAAAGCAGCTGGTGTTTTAGGAATTACACTTACAAAAAGAGGCGCAGGAAGTGAGACTGAAACTGCGTTGGCAGGTTTTCCTCATCATTCTTTAAATACGTATTTACCAAAGTTGGTAAAAGCTGGAATGCGTGTTGCAATTTGCGATCAGTTAGAAGACCCAAAAATGACCAAAACCATTGTAAAACGTGGAGTTACAGAATTGGTTACGCCTGGAGTTTCTTTAAATGACGAAGTTTTACAGACTAAAACAAATAACTTTCTTGCTGCTGTTCATTTTGATAAAAAACAACTCGGAATTTCATTTTTAGACGTTTCTACTGGCGAATATTTGGTTGCTCAAGGAAATGAAGAATACATAGATAAATTATTGCAAAACTTTTCGCCAAGTGAAGTTTTGGTTCAAAAACAGCACAAACAACAATTTTTAGAACTGTTTGAAAACAGATATTATACGTTTTATTTGGATGATTGGGTTTTTCAAGCAGAATATGCAAACGAAACTTTACAGAATCATTTTGAGGTAAAAACATTGAAAGGTTTTGGCGTTCAAGATTTAAAAAACGGAATTATTGCTGCAGGAGCAGTCTTATATTATTTATCGGAAACACAACACAATCAGTTAAAACACATTCAACAAATTAGTAGAATTGCAGAAGACAATTATGTTTGGATGGATAGGTTCACTGTCAGAAATTTGGAATTGTACAATCCGAATTCTATAAATGCTGTCACACTTTTAAATGTTATTGACAAAACCATTTCACCAATGGGTGGACGATTATTAAAACGTTGGTTGGCTTTGCCTTTAAAGAACATTGATGAAATTAAAAATCGTCATGAATTGGTAAAGTTTTTTATAGATTCAGATGATTTTTCGAAGACAGTAACCTATCAATTAAAACAAATTTCCGATTTAGAAAGACTCATTTCTAAAGTTGCCACTGGTAAAGCTTCACCAAGAGAAATTGTACTTTTAAAAGATTCTTTAAAAGCGATTTTACCGATAAAAGTAGCATCACAAAAAAGTAAAAATAAAGCTGTAAAAGAACTCGGAAATCAATTACATACTTGTGAAGTTTTAATTGAAAAAATTAGTGAAACTTTGTTAGATGATGCTCCTGTAAACATCAATAAAGGAAATGCAATTGCTTCTGGCGTTCATCAAGAATTAGATGATTTACGTGCGATTTCCAATTCAGGGAAAGAGTATTTAGACAATATGTTAGCTCGTGAAACAGAACGCACAGGAATCAACAGTTTAAAGATTGCGTTTAACAATGTTTTTGGATATTATATTGAAGTTAGAAACACGCATAAAGACAAAGTTCCTGAAGAATGGATTCGCAAGCAAACTTTGGTAAATGCAGAGCGTTATATTACTGAAGAACTCAAAGAATACGAAACTAAAATTTTAGGAGCGGAAGAAAAAATTCAAGTTTTAGAGCAAGAAATTTTTTCTAAATTATTGCAATATGTCATCGGTTTTGTACAAAAAGTACAAGAAAATGCACAAATTATTGCAAAAATTGACTGTTTACTCTCTTTTTCTGTTTTAGCGATTGATAACAATTATGTGCGCCCAATTATGGATGAAAGCACAGATTTGGACATAAAAAATGGAAGGCATCCTGTAATTGAAAAGCAGTTGCCAATCGACCAAACCTATATTGCAAACGATGTTGTTTTAAACAGAAACTTGCAACAAATAATTATGATTACTGGGCCCAATATGTCTGGTAAATCAGCCATTTTAAGACAAACTGCTTTGATTGTTTTACTCGCACAAATGGGAAGTTATGTGCCTGCTCAAAATGCAAAAATTGGTATTGTAGATAAAATTTTTACCAGAGTTGGTGCGAGTGATAATATTTCTATGGGCGAATCTACTTTTATGGTAGAAATGAATGAAACTGCTTCTATTTTGAATAATGTTTCTGATAGAAGTTTAATTTTATTAGATGAAATTGGTCGTGGAACTTCTACGTATGATGGAATTTCGATTGCTTGGGCAATTTCTGAATTTCTGCATGAACATCCATCCAAAGCAAAAACATTATTTGCAACTCATTATCACGAACTAAACGAAATGACTTCCACTTTCGAGCGCATTAAAAACTTTAATGTGTCTGTAAAAGAATTGGAAGACAATATTATTTTTCTGCGTAAACTCGTTTCTGGAGGCTCTAATCATAGTTTTGGTATTCACGTAGCAAAATTAGCTGGAATGCCAAATATGGTGATTCATAGAGCGAATAAAATATTGGCTCAATTAGAGAAAAATAATAAAAACTCGGAGGTTAAAGACGTTTTAAAACAATCTCAACACGAAGAAATGCAATTGAGTTTCTTTCAATTAGATGATCCATTGTTAGAAAATATTCGTGATGAAATCTTATCAACAAATATAGATACCTTAACACCAATTGAAGCGTTAATGAAATTGAATGAAATTAAGCGAATGTTGACAAAAAAGTAA
- the mgtE gene encoding magnesium transporter produces the protein MAFEITDDFLENLSELIISKDDKALTILFSEVHFADIAEVLDEVTFDEAIYIIKLLDSEKTSEILTELDEDTREKILGSLSAQEIADEVGEMDTDDAADIIGELSEERQKRVINALEDDDLAADIKELLSYDDDTAGALMAKELVKVYETWTVAGCMRRIRGQAKDVTRVHSIYVVDKEDKLVGRLSLKDLIIAKSDQKIADISKDTVDSVNVHEDDEEVAKIMTKYDLEAIPVVDDNNVLLGRITIDDIVDVLKEEADKDYQMAAGLTQDVDSDDSILQLTKARIPWLFLGLVGGVGAFIIMEGFQDVFSKYAALFFFTPLIAAMAGNVGVQSSAIIVQGLANDDVKGSINSRLLKEMLLAALNGVILALFLFFFVWAYEGKIDLALAISASLVVVIIIAGLIGTFVPLFLNKRGIDPAIATGPFITTSNDIFGILIYFMIAKLILGI, from the coding sequence ATGGCATTTGAAATTACTGATGACTTTTTAGAAAACCTTTCTGAACTTATCATTTCTAAAGATGATAAAGCATTAACTATCTTATTTTCTGAAGTACACTTTGCAGATATTGCAGAAGTTTTAGACGAAGTAACTTTCGATGAAGCTATTTATATTATAAAACTTTTAGATAGCGAAAAAACCTCTGAAATTCTTACAGAATTAGACGAAGACACTCGTGAAAAAATTCTTGGAAGTTTATCTGCACAAGAAATTGCAGATGAAGTTGGAGAAATGGACACAGATGATGCTGCAGATATTATTGGAGAACTTTCCGAAGAACGTCAAAAACGTGTAATTAATGCTTTAGAAGATGATGATTTAGCTGCAGATATTAAAGAATTATTATCTTATGATGATGACACTGCTGGAGCTTTGATGGCAAAAGAATTGGTAAAAGTCTATGAAACTTGGACAGTTGCTGGTTGTATGCGTAGAATTAGAGGACAAGCAAAAGATGTTACAAGAGTACACTCTATTTATGTTGTAGATAAAGAAGATAAACTAGTTGGTAGATTGTCTTTAAAAGATTTAATTATTGCAAAATCTGATCAAAAAATAGCAGATATATCTAAAGACACAGTAGATTCTGTAAACGTGCATGAAGATGATGAAGAGGTTGCTAAAATAATGACAAAATACGATTTGGAAGCTATACCAGTTGTAGATGATAACAACGTTTTATTAGGAAGAATTACTATTGATGATATTGTAGATGTTTTAAAAGAAGAAGCAGACAAAGATTACCAAATGGCTGCAGGTTTAACGCAAGACGTAGATTCAGACGATAGTATTTTGCAGTTAACAAAAGCACGTATTCCTTGGTTGTTTTTAGGTTTAGTTGGTGGTGTTGGTGCGTTTATCATTATGGAAGGTTTTCAAGATGTGTTTTCTAAATACGCAGCATTATTCTTTTTTACTCCTTTAATTGCAGCAATGGCAGGAAATGTAGGTGTACAATCTTCAGCAATTATTGTACAAGGTTTAGCAAATGACGATGTAAAAGGAAGTATCAATAGCAGACTTTTAAAAGAAATGCTTTTAGCAGCTTTAAACGGTGTTATTTTAGCTTTGTTTCTGTTCTTTTTTGTTTGGGCTTACGAAGGTAAAATAGACCTTGCTTTAGCTATTTCTGCATCTCTAGTAGTTGTAATTATTATTGCTGGTTTAATAGGTACTTTTGTACCATTATTCTTAAACAAAAGAGGTATAGATCCTGCAATTGCAACTGGGCCATTTATAACTACAAGTAATGATATTTTTGGAATATTAATTTACTTTATGATTGCAAAACTTATTTTAGGTATATAA
- a CDS encoding tetratricopeptide repeat protein has protein sequence MKKNIFLFLFFTVFVAFSQKQKDSIAFYLKNAKGVNKFLYLKRAVLLSEELKIDSLIKQTSIEYAKQSYLIKDTLGLTFSKNKLLNHFQLTKDSFSLAKAYHLEALNHKIKNNLDSTFYYYHKSKNVSLALKDSIEIGRRLLSMAIIQVKELDFLGCEITTIEGLKYIEPIKEYRTLISLYQTLGNALGNLKKPKEARDYYIKAKEITKFNNVKYRREKNYLNLLSNIGMTYKDEGNLIKATSLFKEGLNYDSLDIKYPEQYQVLLGNLSSIYFREGKTDKAIEGYKKVLKSRIKSKNLYSQSVSHCFLTEAYLKKKKYSLAKKHANQGLALAHKTRNNKQILMFYKFLSELTKGEKAKKYLENYIKLSDSLFTRERNLKNQFAKVRYET, from the coding sequence ATGAAAAAGAACATATTCCTGTTTTTATTTTTTACCGTATTTGTTGCCTTTTCGCAAAAACAAAAAGACTCTATTGCTTTCTATTTAAAGAACGCGAAAGGTGTAAACAAGTTTTTATATTTAAAAAGAGCAGTTCTGCTTTCTGAAGAATTAAAAATAGACTCTCTTATTAAACAAACAAGTATTGAGTATGCAAAACAAAGTTATTTAATCAAAGATACTTTAGGACTTACATTCTCTAAAAACAAATTGCTAAACCATTTTCAACTTACAAAAGATTCTTTTTCTCTAGCTAAAGCTTATCATTTAGAAGCTTTAAACCATAAGATAAAAAATAATTTAGATAGTACTTTTTATTATTACCATAAATCAAAAAATGTTTCTTTAGCTCTTAAAGATTCTATTGAAATTGGTAGAAGATTATTATCTATGGCTATTATACAAGTAAAAGAGTTAGATTTTTTAGGTTGCGAAATAACAACAATAGAGGGTTTAAAATATATAGAACCAATTAAAGAATACAGAACTTTAATTTCCTTATATCAAACTTTAGGGAACGCTTTAGGAAACTTAAAAAAACCAAAAGAGGCTAGAGATTATTATATAAAAGCAAAGGAAATTACTAAGTTTAACAATGTTAAATATAGAAGAGAGAAAAATTACTTAAACTTATTGAGTAATATTGGAATGACCTATAAAGATGAAGGGAATTTAATTAAAGCTACCTCTTTATTTAAAGAAGGGTTAAATTACGATAGTTTAGATATTAAATATCCTGAACAATACCAAGTTCTATTAGGAAACTTATCTTCCATATATTTTAGAGAAGGAAAAACAGATAAAGCAATAGAAGGCTATAAAAAAGTTTTAAAAAGTAGAATAAAAAGTAAAAACCTTTATTCTCAAAGTGTTTCACACTGTTTTTTAACAGAGGCATATTTAAAGAAAAAAAAATACTCTTTGGCAAAAAAACATGCAAACCAAGGTTTAGCATTAGCACATAAAACAAGAAATAATAAACAAATTTTAATGTTTTATAAATTTTTGTCAGAACTTACTAAAGGTGAAAAAGCTAAAAAGTATTTAGAAAATTATATAAAATTAAGTGATAGTTTATTTACTCGAGAGAGAAACTTAAAAAATCAGTTTGCAAAAGTTAGATATGAAACTTAA
- a CDS encoding response regulator, with protein MAVKTRILVADDHQLVIQGILCSLKEVGDFDVVTTNTCDEAFQLIKTNQKTNPFHLLFTDLSFDNTNSESKLDGGEELIKAIKNNEIDIKIGVITGHTETNRVYNVINNLNPNAYLLKSKCDATEIGFAIQKMLANDYYYTHEIHQKIMRRNIVQIQMDDVAIQILKELPNHPKISNLEGIITKNDGVFLKLRSIELKLANLRIDLNANNNTDLILKAKELGIVD; from the coding sequence GTGGCAGTTAAAACAAGAATTTTAGTAGCAGATGACCATCAATTAGTAATACAAGGAATTTTATGTTCATTAAAAGAAGTTGGAGATTTCGATGTTGTAACAACTAATACTTGCGATGAAGCTTTTCAGTTGATAAAAACGAATCAAAAAACAAATCCTTTTCATTTATTATTTACAGATTTAAGTTTCGATAATACAAATTCCGAAAGTAAATTAGATGGAGGAGAAGAGTTGATTAAAGCCATTAAAAATAATGAAATTGATATAAAAATTGGTGTAATCACTGGCCATACAGAAACCAATAGAGTGTATAATGTTATTAATAATTTAAACCCTAATGCATATTTATTAAAAAGTAAATGCGATGCCACAGAAATTGGTTTTGCTATTCAGAAAATGCTAGCTAATGACTATTATTACACACATGAAATTCATCAAAAAATAATGCGTAGAAACATTGTTCAAATTCAAATGGATGATGTAGCAATTCAGATTTTAAAAGAGCTTCCAAACCACCCAAAAATTAGCAATTTAGAAGGAATTATTACAAAAAATGACGGTGTTTTTTTAAAACTACGTTCTATAGAATTAAAATTAGCAAATTTAAGAATAGATTTAAATGCAAATAACAATACAGATTTAATACTAAAAGCAAAAGAATTAGGAATTGTAGATTAG
- a CDS encoding sensor histidine kinase — protein MLFEREKQQKTIGWLVAGVSILFIGFGASVVNNRRKKILFESKLQQVEVREKERQQIAKTLHDEVAGDIRMLHLKLAKTNKIEEAKSLHSINENVRNLSHQLSSESFDKVFFKDQIINLVSDFFEADFRIKVKKIDSILWKPINNAIKRTLFLSIRESLQNAKKHAAAKEVILTFKETKKVLFLTIFDNGKGFDISSKKTGIGLKNMQERIEEINGVFSIKSELEKGTVINIEIPKSGS, from the coding sequence TTGCTTTTTGAAAGGGAGAAACAACAAAAAACAATTGGTTGGTTAGTTGCAGGAGTAAGTATTTTATTTATTGGTTTTGGAGCAAGTGTTGTTAACAATAGAAGAAAAAAAATACTTTTCGAGTCGAAATTACAACAAGTAGAAGTACGAGAAAAAGAACGACAACAAATAGCAAAAACATTACATGATGAAGTTGCTGGAGATATAAGAATGTTGCATTTAAAATTAGCCAAAACGAATAAAATTGAAGAGGCAAAAAGTTTACATTCTATTAATGAAAATGTTCGAAATTTATCGCACCAATTAAGTAGCGAAAGTTTTGATAAAGTATTTTTTAAAGATCAAATAATTAATCTAGTTTCAGATTTCTTTGAAGCTGATTTTAGAATAAAAGTAAAGAAAATTGATAGTATTTTATGGAAACCCATAAACAACGCTATTAAAAGAACTTTATTTTTGTCTATTAGAGAAAGTCTTCAAAATGCTAAAAAACACGCAGCAGCTAAAGAAGTTATATTAACTTTTAAGGAAACTAAAAAAGTACTATTTCTAACAATTTTCGATAATGGAAAAGGGTTTGATATTTCATCAAAAAAAACAGGTATTGGTTTAAAAAATATGCAAGAACGCATTGAAGAAATTAATGGTGTTTTTTCTATTAAAAGTGAATTAGAAAAGGGAACAGTTATAAATATTGAAATACCAAAAAGTGGCAGTTAA
- a CDS encoding DUF4286 family protein encodes MYIYNVTINIDESVHEEWLNWMETHITDVLNTGRFLSAKLTQVLVDEEMGGKTYSVQYTANTREDLDDYYQFDADKLRKDGAKFADKMVAFRTELKIINEFFPTVASN; translated from the coding sequence ATGTATATATATAACGTAACTATAAATATTGATGAATCTGTTCATGAAGAATGGTTAAACTGGATGGAAACTCACATTACAGATGTTCTAAATACAGGCAGATTTCTATCTGCAAAACTTACGCAGGTTTTAGTTGATGAAGAAATGGGAGGCAAAACCTATTCTGTTCAATACACAGCAAATACTAGAGAAGATTTAGATGATTATTATCAATTTGATGCAGATAAATTACGAAAAGACGGTGCAAAATTTGCAGATAAAATGGTGGCATTTAGAACAGAACTTAAAATAATTAATGAATTTTTTCCAACTGTTGCAAGTAATTAA
- the rsmA gene encoding 16S rRNA (adenine(1518)-N(6)/adenine(1519)-N(6))-dimethyltransferase RsmA: MSVKAKKHLGQHFLTDETIAKNIADALTENGYDNVLEIGPGMGVLTKYLLQKKPKITVMELDRESVAYLHETFPLEHLNLNTSKEKFEIIEGDFLKKEIQEIFNKEQVAIIGNFPYNISTQIVFKAIENREYVPEFAGMFQKEVAMRIAEKEGSKVYGILSVLTQAFFDVEYLFTVPPTVFDPPPKVDSGVIRFIRKKDYSLPVDEKLFFRVVKTAFNQRRKMLRSSLKSFNLSDSLKEEPIFAKRPEQLSVDDFIELTKKLVNNGI, from the coding sequence ATGTCTGTAAAAGCAAAAAAACATCTTGGCCAACATTTTTTAACTGATGAAACAATTGCAAAAAATATTGCAGATGCTTTAACAGAAAATGGCTATGATAATGTATTAGAAATTGGTCCTGGAATGGGTGTTTTAACCAAATATCTATTGCAAAAAAAACCTAAAATTACGGTCATGGAATTAGACAGAGAATCTGTTGCCTATTTGCATGAAACGTTTCCTTTAGAACACCTGAACTTAAACACTTCTAAAGAAAAATTTGAGATTATTGAAGGTGATTTTTTAAAGAAAGAAATTCAAGAAATTTTTAATAAAGAACAAGTAGCTATAATTGGTAATTTCCCTTATAATATATCTACACAAATTGTTTTTAAAGCCATAGAAAATAGAGAATACGTTCCTGAATTTGCAGGAATGTTTCAAAAAGAAGTTGCAATGAGAATTGCAGAAAAAGAAGGTTCTAAAGTTTACGGAATTTTATCTGTTTTAACACAAGCTTTCTTTGATGTGGAATATTTATTTACTGTTCCACCAACGGTTTTCGATCCACCACCAAAAGTAGATTCTGGTGTTATAAGATTCATCAGAAAAAAGGATTATTCACTTCCTGTAGATGAAAAACTATTTTTTAGAGTTGTAAAAACAGCATTTAATCAACGTAGAAAAATGTTGCGTTCTAGTTTAAAATCTTTCAATCTTTCAGATTCTTTAAAAGAAGAGCCTATATTTGCAAAACGTCCAGAGCAGCTATCTGTAGACGATTTTATAGAATTGACTAAAAAACTAGTGAATAATGGCATTTGA